tttACAAGTTGGGAAAGGCAACCACCGGCCTAACCACAATCAAATCCAAGACGTTACCAGAGATTATCTTCTGTTGCAAATACTCCAACATACGACGGCCCGTCTTTCCGTCCACCTACTCCTCCAGATGCATCAACCCACGAACTGCCTTCCCTTTCGAGCATCCAGTCGACACAGCCCCTAAATCGTCACCCACACCCAAAGGCTGCCCGCCATCACCCCATAATGGCTCAACCCGCGGCGGCTCTCAAACACGGCAACAAGTCAATCCCAACGCCATGGATCAGGCACCCCGTTCCCTTCTCCGGCCTTGCCTCGCTTACACGCACGAGGTATATTTTGCCGGTTGAACACTATGTTTTTGCATGCGCGGGCCGGATGTATCATGTCGCGTAGTTGGGGCAGCCCGTGGGAGCCAACTTGCCAAGGTCCGGTTTGGATACTACTCTATATTCTGTTATCTTCCGCTTCCCATGTGTTATCAAATAACCCTGAAGTTAAACCACACTAGGCAGCTGTCCCTAACCGgaacctacctacctagttgCACCCCCAGAGCCAAAACACACTTCAATGTGAGCCAGCTTAGCGGTGGTCGTAAATCAAACCATGTAGCCGCACTCCCGGCGTGGCGCCCTGGTGTAACTCGACTGATTACCTCCGAGCAGTAAGCCACCAACCTgactcccacccctcccccctcacaaaCAATATTACATCTCCGGCCGGGATTACCAAACCTACAACCCCCTATTCCCCCCGAAGTGAGCTGCCCAACTACCGACTGCAACACCAATcaaacctcccccaaaaacctAATTGTTCCATTGTGCCCGGTGCCAAAGTGGCGTTAATACCGAAAAATCATGCCAGACGCTACAGTAAGCTCACAATTTGCTGCATTGTTTTCAGTGCAAGCCTTTCTCTGCCTTAGTTATTGTACATTGTCCATAGTCAAACCTAGCATAATGCCCGTTCATCACAAGGCAGGCAGGTCCAGAAAAGTGTTTCTGTTTCTTCCACAAAGAGGGGGGGTTTCCTGGCCAGAATCTGCTGTGCAACATGCCAAAAGGCGCCACTGTAACCACACAATTGTTGATCCGGGCCCCTGACTCCGGATCACCACACCATGTTCTCAACCTCACTTCTTTCTTCATACATTTCATTTCTTCGCAAAATTCTTGAAACCTTTTTCTCCCGAGTAAAAACAGTGCCCTAGCTAATAATGATACTGGtaacaaaaagaaacaaagacTAAAAAATGGTAGTAGTAATCCAGCCTTCCCCCACAAAGATATTGACGGCTACATGACCCAGCATTCACCCTTCGCCCTTCCTGACCAAAGCAAAAATTACATACACTCTATTGCCAATGTGTGCTCTGTTCCATTGCTCTCCTATTTCTGCACCTCCCCCACTACAccttcaactcccccatAACCTCCTGATAATTCGACAAGATCagcctcgccctctcctcacTCCTCACCTTGAAGCTCAAATGATACGGCAACGGCTCCAAAATAACATGGCTGTTTGTCGCCTGCGTGTCAATTGGCACTGGTACTCCCGTGCGCGGGCAAATCTTGGGACCAGATTTGAACGCCCAGAGATACGAAGCTCCAAAGACAAACATCTCGTCATCGACAATATTCTGCCCGAGGCAGGTGCGTCGACCCCAGCCAAAGCTGTGCATGGCCTGACCCTCGCGGAAGTTGGGGTACCTGGTAAGAGGTTCTTGATACGTGGGCCACCCGGGCTCGAGCCAGCGCTCGGGGCGGAAGTTGTCGCCGTCGGGGTACTTTTCGGGGACGCGGTTGAGGCTCCTGTGCCAGATTGTTAGCAATTTCATGTGAAGATGGATCCACGAGAAAGATACATACCACTCGCAAGCGAGAATAATAGTCCCCTTCTTGATGGGAACCCCCCTAAAAACATCATCCCGCTCAGCCTGATGAGGAACACCAAGCGGAACCCCCGACCTCCACCTCACCGTCTCCTTCAAACACGCCCTCACAGTCGGCAAGTCAGGAAAGTCTTTCATAGTCGGCATCCTGTCCCCGCAGACCCggtcaatctcctcctgtGCCTTCCTCTGCCACTCCGGATGCAGCGCCATAGCCATTAAGAAAAACTTTAGCGGTCCACTAATCGTCACTACACCGACTAGGTTCACAAACCCAATCATGCAGCTTGCAAAtatctcctgctcctcttcctgatcCAGACTCTCGTTCCCTTCCCTCTTCAATTGCTCAAAATACCGGTAGGCCCACGTGTCGTTAGGGAGCGTGCCCTTGAGCATCCTGTCCTTGGCCAGACGGAAGTTATTAAGCCACCAGGCCCGCTGTTCCTTCTCGCGCTTGATCTCAAAGTTGTACCATGGGTTCATGAACGAGGGCAGGTGCCAGAGCGGCGtgacggtgttggtgatgggacCTGAGACGCTCATGcagtggagggtggtgtcggCGCTATCACCGTTGGCCTTTCCCTGAGTAGCGTCATCCCAGGCGAGTCGGGACATGACACGGCCGCAGTACTCACGCGTGTAGTCGAGAAATCGGGCGGGGTcgatgaggagaaggccgaggtAGCGTTTCATTTCCTTTTCGCAGTGGCCGTAAAAGTGGTGCTTGTATGCTTCGGCCATAGCGGCGTGTGCCCACTTACGCTGCGTCTTCCATGTGTCTGAAGACGACAGATTAGTTCGTGGCATTCGATGGGAGCAGTGAGAGAGAAGTCTTACCATGACGGTCCATCAAAGCAGAGTATCCAACTCCTTccttgtggttgatgagagaTCGAATCTGAGGCCGACCGGAGTAGATGTGCCCTCTCTTAAccaacagctcctccgcAATCTTCTCGTCCGACACGATGATGAACGTCTGATCCACTGCCCTGGTCTGGAAAATAGGTCCATGTTCGTCGGCCCACTCCTTGAACTTCAACCACATGGAAAACCGGGGGAGGTCATGAATACGGCCTACAAAAGGATACTGCTTAGGACCGGGGAACTTGGCCACCGTGGTGaccgacttcttcttcttccatgaCAGGATCTGCTGGATGGCCGAGTAGACCAGACTGGGGATGGCGAGATAGAGCAAGATGAGCGTGAGGCCCTCCATCTTGGCTTGGCTGCCTCTCCAGATATCCACGGGAAGGAAGGTGAGAAGGTGTCTGTGGAATGGTTCGATGATTTGCAGAAACAAGGTGCAAGATCAACCAGGGGTCAAGGTCAACGATGAATGTGTCCTTTCCCTTTTGCTCTTTCGCTGACTCTTCAACGACCTCAGGGCTGAGAAGGGCGGGGGGTTGACAGGATCTGGGCGCTTTCCGCCTTTCTGAAAGGCAAGAGCCAAGAGCAACGGAAGCCAGGGCAGGTGGGATGGGCGGATGGAAGTTATATCTGTCTCATACCAATGCTCTTTCCCTTCCGGGATCCGAAGACAGGGCGGTCCGTTGCTGTGTGAGACATTGCCCTATTAAGTCAAGTCTGTCACCCGGAAACGTCGTACATCTCGCTTCCCAGGACCACAGCCGATATGGCGCCAGAGCTGCCAAACTATCGCAGGAAGCTCGGTGGCCCAACCGCTTCCGGCTGCGTGTTTGGATCAGACAGTGGAGAGAGTCCGTAGAgtgggcgatggcggcgggcATCTTGAACAGGCTGTTGGTGCGTATCCTGGTCTGTGGGATTCCGCGGGCTTCAGAGGTGAGCATGTGGCCGTAGCTCTGCCGCGCCGTAATTAGGTCTTATTCGGGGAGTATATTATCTCAAAGTGCCTAGGAGACAGATGTGCGATTCAGCCTATTATCTACCAGGAAATGTTGCACTGTCTAGCCCACTTACATCCGTTCCGAAGGAGAGGCTCGCGCCCCAAGAATAGTCAAGACCGGCTTGAAAATGTGCAGAATAATTGCCTTGTTCCCATCGTTCAGGATCATGATGCACGAACTTCCCGCTCCCCACAAACCAAAATTCCCTCCTGTACCCGGATTCCCTTTCCTGGTACGCTACCAACAGCGGCCGGGGAGGCACCAATAAGAGGTCCAGGATCCAGCTATCAAGGACTGTGCCTCATCATATCCTGTTGGAGTAAAAgagggcgatggaggtgAGAAAGCCGTTGACTATCTGGACGATATTAGTAATGTCACTACCGTAACGCCGCAGCCGCCCTGTCAGCGCGAATCGTCGAACAATGCGGTGTGTTTGTGCGCAGGTGGCCGTCTCAATTAGTGCTACAATGCCAGTACGGCAGAATGCAGTGGGTTCCATTTCCGTTAAAATTCTGTCTCACCACAAGGCCGGAAACTggcagggggtggtgctgggcaCATGTgtgtggaggagatggtgacaGGACATTATTTGGGGATGTCCGCCACAGCATCGCTTGACAAGCGAATGAAGAGCCACACCATTCTTCAATGGGCCAGGCAGAACATGTCAGACGGGAGCGCGTTGGCGACCAGATTCTTGGGACAACAATCCTCCGACTTTTGTTGCATCGAATCTGGTGCCTGTGTCTGAATAAACGACTGGATGGAGCCGTCACTGCCATTGATGGCTTTGCACGTAAACTCGGATAATTCTGCTCACTCCGGACCCGAGAGTAACAGCAATACCGGTGCTGCCCTCACCACACTGGCGAGGAAGCATATTGCTTTTTGACGTGAGTAGCCCGCCGGCGGTGGGAAAGAGTTGCCGGCGGCTTTTCGGTTGGTCTGATAGTGACAAAGGCTGAAGGCTGCATCATTGTGAGACCATCTCCACAGCTGCTGTGATCGCTGTCGCACCACTGCTGCCATCTTAGACACCAGGATCGGAACATTGCAAACCAGATGCCGTGTGTAGGCCACACAGAACCACCATTGTCAGCATCGGACTAGAGTTTGTGTCTTCTCGCAAAAGGGTACGAAAGACTAGAATCATCAAGAGTTCTGTCGTGTGATGTTGCCTTGCTCAGCACGTGATTTGGACTTGGTATCTCGGTTCCATCGATGATCACGGCAGTACCTTAGCTCTCAGACCCTGAGCCTCGTCTGGCCTGGGTTGGGATCGGCATCGATGTGTCGTGGCTTCGCGCGGAACATACTAGACGGCGCTTCTTCGGATCGGAACGGGTTGACTCCAACCCACTGGAAAAGAAACCAGGTCGGGAGCTGATTCTGGTCAAGCAGATTGCTGCACGCAAGGGATGCCGGGATCCAAGACGCGTGTTTCGCCGCGTCTGCTATGTTGATCACCCTTCTTATGTGCTTTAAGAAGGAAGGGCGAGCTGTGATACGGCAGCTTTGAAGTCGGGACCGAGACTCGCATCAAAAACCGAGGATCTGTCTGTAAAGTATTAAGTGTCGGTTCCACGCCGTGAGAAAGTTGTTGACCTCTCACTTTCAGCTTCTGAATGTCCTGCAGAGCATCGTCAGCAGTCAATGATGCAGCTACGTGGCCTTCTGGAGGTTGAGACAATCTTGATATGCCCATCGCCTGGCCCATTCATTCGACCAACGAGTAGACATCGAAATCAAGCCGTTCACCAGAGCCAGCAGACGTGGAATCTCTACAAGGCCAGCCAGGCCGGGCCGAGGGTTCCACGGGGCAGAGACATGATAAACGCCAACTGGAGCTGCATCTGGTTGGTCTGAAAAGTTGttgcccaccaccgcaaaAGTTGACTGATATGGAAGACGTTGGATTATGATTCCACCCCCAAGCGGGTGGGGCTTAGAACAAAACGGCGTCCTTGTGTAGCGATGGCGTTCCTTTGTGTTCCCGAACATGGAAGAGGCTCGCGCTACTGAGCATACCACAGGAAGATACTCCGTAAGCTGGAAATGGCGTTTCAGGCTGGATTGGCCGTCCTTGAGCCCTGTGGTTTTGGCGGATCGCAGGCGAAGACGGAAGCCACCAATTGCAAGCAGGGCATTGCGTTGGTGTTCCCAGTCGGCATCGAGAAGGTTGCATCCCGAGATCGGGAGCAGTTTCAGCGGGAAGAACAGCCTGGAACCCCTGCCTCCCCGAGAGCCCCGCcaggccaccaccagctggcCCCAGCTGCCTCTCTGGTGCCCAATCACCACTTCCAAAATGACCCCGCCAAACACAGATTTGGTGCAACAGCCCGCCTGATGTCATCTTGCGCGCGTACCTGGTGAAGACACACGGACTGCTCGGCTTCGGGACCACGCGTTCAGTTTTGCAGCAGAGTGAACAGTGTCTCGCGCGGTTGCTCGAGACGGATTCTGTCAACATGACAACGTGAGTCAACTGTCGTGGTACTTGTTATTGACATCAGGCTGACAGcggggcagcaacaacatcctgTCGCTCCCCTTCCGAAAGTCCGTACAactctcact
The sequence above is a segment of the Podospora pseudoanserina strain CBS 124.78 chromosome 5, whole genome shotgun sequence genome. Coding sequences within it:
- a CDS encoding hypothetical protein (COG:Q; EggNog:ENOG503NZPZ), with amino-acid sequence MEGLTLILLYLAIPSLVYSAIQQILSWKKKKSVTTVAKFPGPKQYPFVGRIHDLPRFSMWLKFKEWADEHGPIFQTRAVDQTFIIVSDEKIAEELLVKRGHIYSGRPQIRSLINHKEGVGYSALMDRHDTWKTQRKWAHAAMAEAYKHHFYGHCEKEMKRYLGLLLIDPARFLDYTREYCGRVMSRLAWDDATQGKANGDSADTTLHCMSVSGPITNTVTPLWHLPSFMNPWYNFEIKREKEQRAWWLNNFRLAKDRMLKGTLPNDTWAYRYFEQLKREGNESLDQEEEQEIFASCMIGFVNLVGVVTISGPLKFFLMAMALHPEWQRKAQEEIDRVCGDRMPTMKDFPDLPTVRACLKETVRWRSGVPLGVPHQAERDDVFRGVPIKKGTIILACEWSLNRVPEKYPDGDNFRPERWLEPGWPTYQEPLTRYPNFREGQAMHSFGWGRRTCLGQNIVDDEMFVFGASYLWAFKSGPKICPRTGVPVPIDTQATNSHVILEPLPYHLSFKVRSEERARLILSNYQEVMGELKV